The Belonocnema kinseyi isolate 2016_QV_RU_SX_M_011 chromosome 10, B_treatae_v1, whole genome shotgun sequence genome has a window encoding:
- the LOC117182163 gene encoding uncharacterized protein LOC117182163: MTPKKSFRAIPRFIFTVSVLKNSSVTGQLSNVEKSKDPDAKLKPAVNEQLLRCVKNITHFWMIQTGKDEVTIRSILGNIGCLISKQISDLNRIRKTTSNKAQAKIKSKRILSSDNDSSGEENYGDEDKDLEESRKDVKEDSVSEESKKNCSESKEENNKNWSARKKITKTVTAEKIMRRKTVTAKRIVTLKKMKRRLMNMVM; this comes from the exons ATGACTCCAAAGAAAAGTTTTAGAGCCATACCAAGGTTCATTTTCACTGTCTCCGTTTTGAAGAATTCGAGCGTCACGGGGCAACTCTCTAATGTGGAGAAAAGCAAAGATCCCGATGCTAAGCTGAAACCGGCTGTAAATGAGCAACTGCTTCGATGtgtcaaaa ATATCACCCACTTTTGGATGATACAGACAGGAAAAGATGAAGTAACAATTCGATCTATCCTGGGAAATATAGGATGCTTGATTAGCAAACAAATTTCTGATCTCAATCGTATTCGAAAGACTACTTCAAACAAAGCTCAggctaaaataaaatctaaacggATTTTGTCTTCAGATAATGATTCTTCAGGAGAAGAAAATTATGGAGATGAAGATAAGGATCTAGAAGAGAGCAGAAAAGATGTCAAAGAAGACAGTGTGAGCGAAGAAAGCAAGAAGAACTGTAGTGAAAGCAaagaagaaaataacaaaaactgGTCAGCGAGGAAGAAAATAACAAAGACAGTGACAGCGGAGAAAATAATGAGAAGGAAAACAGTGACAGCGAAGAGGATAGTAacattgaaaaagatgaaaaggCGGCTAATGAATATGGTGATGTAG